The proteins below are encoded in one region of Thermococcus sp. 21S7:
- the nikC gene encoding nickel transporter permease: protein MRKEETVKILLRNKLSLIGLAIIAGLILMAILAPVLAPYPDQALGEPNLQERLQPPSRTHLFGTDHMGRDILSRVIYGARTSLLMGFSVVALALLIGVPLGLMAGYFSGKTDLVIMRITDIFLAFPPLLLALLIATSLGRGMTNAIVALAISWWPWYTRLARGMAISVKERPYVEASKAMGISDWKIMLRHVLPNSLSPIIVQATMDMGSAILEAAALSFLGLGVQPPTPDWGLMVSEGKDYFLNYWWYPVFPGLAIFITVMAFNLLGDAVREVIDPRLRRRLL from the coding sequence ATGAGGAAAGAAGAGACAGTTAAAATCCTTCTAAGGAACAAACTTTCCCTGATAGGTCTGGCGATAATAGCCGGCTTGATACTCATGGCGATTCTTGCCCCCGTACTCGCCCCGTACCCCGACCAGGCCCTCGGGGAGCCCAACCTGCAGGAGAGGCTGCAGCCGCCGAGCAGAACGCACCTCTTTGGAACGGACCACATGGGAAGGGACATCCTCAGCAGGGTGATATACGGTGCGAGAACGTCCCTGCTGATGGGCTTCTCTGTGGTTGCGCTGGCACTGCTCATAGGCGTGCCCCTGGGCCTGATGGCCGGCTACTTCAGCGGCAAGACAGACCTCGTGATCATGAGGATAACCGACATCTTCCTCGCCTTCCCGCCCCTGCTTCTGGCACTGCTCATAGCAACGAGCCTCGGTAGGGGAATGACGAATGCCATCGTTGCCCTCGCCATAAGCTGGTGGCCGTGGTACACGAGACTCGCCAGGGGAATGGCGATCTCCGTGAAGGAGCGGCCCTACGTTGAGGCCTCGAAGGCGATGGGAATCTCTGACTGGAAGATTATGCTGCGCCACGTTCTTCCGAACTCGCTGTCTCCGATAATAGTGCAGGCCACCATGGACATGGGCTCCGCCATCCTTGAGGCCGCGGCCCTGAGCTTTCTTGGACTCGGCGTCCAGCCGCCCACACCGGATTGGGGCTTGATGGTCAGCGAGGGGAAGGATTACTTCCTAAACTACTGGTGGTATCCCGTCTTCCCGGGACTGGCGATATTCATCACAGTCATGGCGTTCAACCTGCTCGGGGACGCCGTGAGGGAGGTAATTGACCCCAGGCTGAGGAGGAGGTTGCTATGA
- a CDS encoding ABC transporter permease, with product MRFREYIVYRLVLAVFVIIGVVTVVFFVSRVIPSDPAALWVGAHPTPEAIEKAREQLHLNDPVVKQFAYYLWSLLHGDLGVSIRTHNPVATDLKSAFTATFELILAAEFIAIVIAIPLGVYSAVKKDSWVDNFGRVFAISGVSLPAFWFGIVLQLIFFKHLGILPLAGRVDTVVMLEHPLHVITGFYLLDSLLTGNIPVFVDALKHLILPALTLAMYPIGLITRQVRSMMIEVLNENYIRTAWAYGLPSRKIYFKYALKNAIAPALITVGLSFAYTLVGAFLVELIFNWPGLGRYAAYAILSMDYPAVLGVTIITATAYVFINLIVDLIQVKLDPRIRL from the coding sequence ATGAGGTTCAGAGAGTACATCGTATACAGACTTGTGCTGGCAGTGTTTGTCATTATTGGTGTCGTAACCGTTGTGTTTTTTGTATCGCGGGTAATCCCGTCTGATCCCGCGGCCCTGTGGGTCGGTGCCCATCCAACCCCGGAGGCCATTGAAAAGGCGAGGGAGCAGCTTCATCTCAACGACCCCGTGGTCAAGCAGTTTGCGTACTACCTGTGGTCTCTCCTTCACGGCGACCTTGGGGTCTCAATAAGAACCCACAACCCCGTTGCGACGGATTTAAAATCCGCCTTTACTGCCACCTTTGAACTCATACTGGCTGCGGAGTTCATAGCGATAGTTATCGCCATTCCGCTGGGCGTTTATTCAGCCGTCAAAAAGGATTCATGGGTCGACAATTTTGGCAGGGTCTTCGCAATAAGCGGCGTTTCGCTGCCCGCTTTCTGGTTTGGAATCGTGCTCCAGCTTATATTCTTCAAGCATCTTGGAATACTCCCGCTGGCCGGCAGGGTTGACACGGTGGTCATGCTGGAGCATCCACTTCACGTGATAACCGGGTTCTACCTCCTCGACTCCCTGCTGACCGGGAACATTCCAGTCTTCGTCGATGCGCTCAAACACCTGATACTGCCCGCCTTGACCCTGGCAATGTACCCGATAGGCCTGATAACGAGGCAGGTACGCTCCATGATGATAGAAGTCCTGAACGAGAACTACATCCGCACCGCGTGGGCATACGGCCTTCCCTCCAGGAAGATATACTTCAAGTACGCCCTGAAGAACGCCATAGCCCCGGCGCTGATAACAGTGGGCCTCTCGTTTGCCTACACCCTCGTTGGGGCCTTCCTGGTCGAGCTGATATTCAACTGGCCGGGTCTCGGCAGGTACGCGGCCTATGCAATCCTGAGCATGGACTATCCAGCGGTTCTCGGTGTCACGATAATCACCGCCACGGCCTACGTGTTCATCAACCTGATAGTTGACCTCATTCAGGTCAAACTTGACCCTAGGATAAGGCTGTGA
- a CDS encoding ABC transporter substrate-binding protein encodes MKKELALFMLVITVMGVVASGCLSGQESTPTSTASGETSTPEKTTNVVIYGYGSEMITLDPSTEFSNSIVVLANVYECLVKYTPNGLEPWLATSWESNENGTVWTFHLRKGVKFHTGNTMTAEDVKWSIERTLRMGLGPAFIWDPIDKMEVVDDYTIKFYLKYPANLPLTASSAYGAYIMDSKYLSTIGDDNAIADWLNQGQDAGTGPYIMVKDKYDPKTEIVLKKFDDYWSGWSGDQFDIAVIKIVPDASLREQMVTSGEIQITRDLPLDDLPKLQENPSVKVDQTASYQELYAFFNTKKEPLNNKLVRQALSYAVPYKDIVDYVLHGYGEVAKGPIPKGMLGHFEDMDTYTYDIDKAKQLLAQAGYPDGGFKLVLTYTQGDQAEAKVAEIIKAEWKKLGVDVEIRPMNWEQQWALAKSDPSKAQDILMMYWWPTYPTPYDFLFNMFHCEPEVNFNLCYYCNDEFDKAIDEAATLEGINQDKAAQLYRKAEEILMEDAPAIFFYNPDDVYVYHKSITGFKDNPGYPQVVFFYDLHKV; translated from the coding sequence GTGAAAAAGGAACTTGCCCTGTTTATGCTGGTCATCACCGTTATGGGTGTGGTGGCCAGTGGATGCCTGAGCGGGCAGGAGAGCACTCCTACGAGCACCGCTTCCGGTGAGACCTCCACGCCGGAGAAGACAACAAACGTCGTAATCTACGGATACGGGAGTGAGATGATAACCCTCGACCCGAGTACGGAGTTTTCCAATTCTATAGTGGTTCTTGCGAACGTTTACGAGTGTCTCGTTAAGTACACCCCCAACGGGCTGGAGCCGTGGCTCGCGACTTCGTGGGAGAGCAACGAGAACGGAACCGTCTGGACCTTCCACCTGAGGAAGGGGGTTAAATTCCACACCGGCAACACGATGACCGCGGAGGACGTTAAATGGTCCATTGAGCGAACCCTCAGAATGGGCCTGGGGCCCGCGTTCATATGGGACCCCATTGACAAGATGGAAGTTGTGGATGACTACACCATAAAGTTCTACCTGAAGTATCCGGCCAACCTTCCATTGACAGCCTCCTCGGCCTACGGTGCCTACATAATGGACAGCAAGTACCTCTCGACCATCGGGGACGATAACGCGATAGCCGACTGGCTCAACCAGGGCCAGGACGCCGGAACCGGCCCGTACATTATGGTGAAGGACAAGTACGATCCAAAGACCGAGATAGTCCTCAAGAAGTTCGACGACTACTGGAGTGGCTGGAGCGGTGACCAGTTCGATATCGCGGTGATAAAGATAGTTCCGGATGCCTCCCTGAGGGAGCAGATGGTGACGAGCGGGGAAATCCAGATAACGAGGGACCTGCCGCTCGATGACCTTCCGAAGCTCCAGGAGAACCCGAGCGTCAAGGTTGACCAGACTGCATCGTATCAGGAACTCTACGCCTTCTTCAACACCAAGAAGGAGCCTCTGAACAACAAACTTGTAAGGCAGGCTCTCAGCTACGCCGTCCCTTATAAGGACATAGTTGACTACGTCCTCCACGGCTACGGCGAGGTCGCCAAAGGCCCGATTCCCAAGGGCATGCTGGGCCACTTTGAGGACATGGACACCTACACCTACGACATCGACAAGGCGAAGCAGCTGCTGGCCCAGGCGGGGTACCCCGACGGCGGGTTCAAGCTCGTGCTGACGTACACCCAGGGCGACCAGGCGGAGGCGAAGGTTGCCGAGATAATAAAGGCCGAATGGAAGAAGCTCGGGGTTGACGTTGAGATAAGACCCATGAACTGGGAGCAGCAGTGGGCCCTCGCAAAGAGCGACCCCTCCAAGGCCCAGGATATCCTCATGATGTACTGGTGGCCGACATACCCGACGCCATACGACTTCCTGTTCAACATGTTCCACTGCGAGCCGGAGGTCAACTTTAACCTCTGCTACTACTGCAACGACGAGTTCGACAAGGCCATTGACGAGGCTGCCACACTGGAGGGTATCAACCAGGATAAGGCCGCCCAGCTCTACAGGAAGGCCGAAGAGATACTGATGGAAGACGCTCCTGCGATATTCTTCTACAACCCGGACGACGTTTACGTCTATCACAAGAGCATCACCGGCTTCAAGGACAACCCTGGCTACCCGCAGGTGGTTTTCTTCTATGACCTGCACAAGGTGTGA
- the gcvT gene encoding glycine cleavage system aminomethyltransferase GcvT — protein MVKRVHLFDWHREHAKKVEEFAGWEMPIWYSSIKEEHLAVRNAVGIFDTSHMGEILFRGKDALKFLQYVTTNDVSKPPAISGTYTLVLNERGAIKDETLIFNMGNDEYLMICDSDAFEKLYAWFTYLKGTVEQFSKLDLEIELKTYDIAMFAVQGPKARDLAKDLFGIDINEMWWFQARWVELDGIKMLLSRSGYTGENGFEVYIEDANPYHPDESKRGKPEKALHVWERILEAGEKYGIRPAGLGARDTLRLEAGYTLYGNETKELQLLSTDIDEVTPLQANLDFAIFWDKEFIGKDALLKQRERGLGRKLVHFKMTDRGIPREGYKVYADGEVIGEVTSGTSSPLLGIGIGIAFVKEEYAKPGLEIEVEIRGKPKKAVTVAPPFYDPKKYGLFREE, from the coding sequence ATGGTCAAAAGGGTGCACCTCTTCGACTGGCATAGGGAACACGCCAAGAAGGTTGAAGAATTCGCGGGCTGGGAGATGCCAATCTGGTACTCCAGCATAAAGGAGGAACACCTCGCCGTTAGGAACGCGGTCGGCATTTTCGACACATCCCACATGGGCGAGATACTCTTCCGCGGAAAGGACGCCCTCAAGTTCCTCCAGTACGTCACGACCAACGACGTGAGCAAGCCTCCAGCAATAAGCGGAACCTACACGCTCGTCCTCAACGAGAGGGGGGCTATTAAAGACGAGACGCTGATATTCAACATGGGGAACGACGAGTACCTGATGATATGCGACAGCGACGCCTTCGAGAAGCTCTACGCCTGGTTCACCTACCTCAAGGGCACGGTTGAGCAGTTCTCCAAGCTCGACCTTGAGATTGAGCTGAAGACCTACGATATAGCCATGTTCGCCGTCCAGGGGCCGAAGGCGAGAGACCTCGCCAAAGACCTCTTTGGCATAGACATCAACGAGATGTGGTGGTTCCAGGCCAGGTGGGTCGAACTCGACGGGATAAAGATGCTCCTCTCAAGGAGCGGCTACACCGGCGAGAACGGCTTCGAGGTCTACATCGAGGACGCGAACCCCTACCACCCGGACGAGAGCAAGCGCGGAAAGCCGGAGAAGGCCCTGCATGTATGGGAGAGAATCCTTGAGGCGGGCGAGAAGTACGGCATAAGGCCGGCCGGACTCGGCGCTCGCGACACTCTCAGGCTTGAAGCCGGCTACACGCTCTACGGCAACGAGACGAAAGAGTTACAGCTCCTCAGCACGGACATCGACGAGGTTACCCCGCTCCAGGCCAACCTCGACTTCGCGATATTCTGGGACAAGGAGTTCATCGGCAAGGACGCCCTCCTCAAGCAGAGGGAGCGCGGTTTGGGAAGGAAGCTCGTCCACTTCAAGATGACCGACAGGGGAATCCCGAGGGAGGGCTACAAGGTCTACGCGGACGGAGAGGTCATCGGCGAGGTAACGAGCGGAACCAGCTCCCCGCTCCTCGGAATCGGCATCGGAATAGCCTTCGTGAAGGAGGAGTACGCCAAGCCGGGCCTCGAAATCGAGGTGGAAATCAGGGGCAAGCCCAAGAAGGCCGTAACCGTCGCCCCGCCGTTCTACGACCCCAAGAAGTACGGCCTGTTTAGGGAGGAGTGA
- a CDS encoding ATP-binding protein, whose amino-acid sequence MLFDPRPKKRREELFDREKEIEQLIDTKEPLTLLLGIRRVGKSSLLRVTLNELENGVYIDARKMYFDSGGWITSESLIREFESALNALRGTVRGKVFETLGHVRGVSISGVRIELTREVRVSTVLEALNDVGAVIGIDEAQYLRFYGSRGGKEFLALLAYSYDNLDNLRFILSGSEVGLLHDFLGIDNYESPLYGRSHREVVLKPFSKELSMEFLRRGFSEIGMEVPSEVIEGAVGFLDGVPGWLVEFGRKYAETQDLKGSLEYVFQRAKGFLNGELKELERRSPRYVLILEAIARGHNRWELIRDYMASRGHNVPKSRLAKLIKNLEKMSWIEADFSSDRKRYRIIDPVIERVLMER is encoded by the coding sequence ATGCTGTTCGATCCGAGACCGAAGAAAAGAAGGGAGGAGCTTTTTGACCGAGAAAAGGAAATAGAGCAGCTTATCGATACCAAAGAGCCATTAACACTTCTTCTCGGCATACGCAGGGTCGGGAAGAGCTCCCTGCTCCGGGTAACGCTGAACGAGCTCGAAAACGGCGTTTATATAGATGCACGGAAGATGTACTTTGACTCAGGGGGATGGATAACCTCCGAATCGCTCATCAGAGAGTTTGAAAGCGCTCTGAATGCCCTCCGGGGAACCGTTCGAGGAAAGGTTTTTGAAACCCTTGGACACGTTAGGGGCGTTTCTATTTCAGGAGTCAGGATTGAGCTGACCCGGGAGGTTCGTGTATCCACGGTTCTGGAGGCTTTGAATGACGTTGGCGCGGTCATTGGTATTGATGAGGCCCAGTACCTAAGGTTTTACGGGTCAAGGGGCGGAAAGGAGTTCCTGGCGCTCTTAGCTTACTCCTACGACAACCTTGATAATCTGCGGTTCATACTGAGCGGTTCCGAGGTCGGACTCCTCCACGACTTTCTTGGGATAGACAACTACGAAAGCCCCCTCTACGGCAGGTCCCACAGGGAAGTGGTTCTCAAACCGTTCTCAAAGGAGCTTTCCATGGAGTTCCTCAGAAGAGGATTCTCGGAGATCGGAATGGAAGTTCCCAGCGAGGTCATTGAAGGGGCCGTTGGTTTTCTCGATGGTGTGCCCGGATGGCTCGTGGAGTTTGGGAGAAAATACGCCGAAACCCAGGACCTCAAGGGCTCACTGGAGTACGTGTTCCAGCGGGCCAAAGGGTTTCTCAACGGAGAACTGAAAGAGCTCGAAAGGAGGAGCCCCCGCTACGTGCTGATCCTTGAGGCCATCGCTAGGGGACACAACCGGTGGGAGCTCATAAGGGACTACATGGCTTCCAGGGGACACAACGTCCCAAAATCCCGCCTCGCGAAGTTGATTAAGAACCTCGAAAAGATGAGCTGGATTGAGGCGGACTTCAGCTCGGACAGGAAGAGGTACAGGATAATCGACCCAGTAATCGAGCGCGTTCTGATGGAGCGATAG
- a CDS encoding DMT family transporter — translation MSRKHAIGAVLLWSTVASAFKLSLRYMSPLQLLVYASLTSLILFGILYAREFAPRRENLRSAYLGLINPLLYYIVLFSAYDRLPAQEAQALNYTWPLMLVLLSIPLLGKRPGARTVFGLLFGFFGAIIVATKGNVTGLNFTDPIGVALGLGSAVIWASYWLLNLRDERPLAEKMFWNFLFGFAYISVAAAATGELAVPPAEGLVGAVYVGLFEMGVTFLLWYRAVEGDMAFASNLAYLVPFLSLFFISVVVGESIAPATVLGLAMIVVGIILGKGGQNL, via the coding sequence ATGTCCCGCAAGCACGCTATCGGTGCAGTTCTCCTGTGGTCAACCGTTGCGAGCGCCTTCAAGCTCTCCCTGCGCTACATGAGTCCGCTCCAGCTCCTGGTCTATGCGTCCCTGACCTCGCTCATCCTCTTTGGAATTCTGTACGCGAGGGAATTCGCCCCCAGAAGGGAGAACCTCCGGTCGGCCTACCTCGGCCTGATAAACCCTCTCCTCTACTACATCGTGCTATTCTCGGCCTACGACCGCCTGCCCGCCCAGGAGGCGCAGGCGCTCAACTACACCTGGCCGCTGATGCTCGTCCTCCTCTCGATTCCCCTCCTGGGAAAGAGGCCCGGAGCGAGAACCGTATTCGGCCTGCTCTTCGGCTTCTTCGGAGCCATCATCGTTGCGACGAAGGGGAACGTTACCGGCCTGAACTTTACCGATCCCATCGGCGTTGCCCTCGGCCTGGGAAGCGCGGTTATCTGGGCGAGCTACTGGCTGCTGAACCTGCGCGATGAGAGACCCCTCGCCGAAAAGATGTTCTGGAACTTCCTCTTCGGCTTCGCCTATATCTCCGTGGCCGCAGCTGCGACGGGTGAGCTCGCCGTTCCCCCCGCGGAAGGCCTCGTCGGAGCGGTCTACGTCGGCCTCTTCGAGATGGGGGTTACTTTCCTCCTCTGGTACCGTGCGGTTGAAGGGGACATGGCATTTGCATCCAACCTGGCCTACCTGGTGCCGTTCCTCAGCCTGTTCTTCATATCGGTAGTCGTTGGGGAGAGCATCGCCCCCGCAACCGTCCTGGGGCTGGCGATGATAGTGGTAGGCATAATCCTCGGAAAGGGAGGGCAAAACTTATAA
- the fbp gene encoding fructose-1,6-bisphosphate aldolase/phosphatase produces the protein MAVGEKITISVIKADIGGWPGHSRVHPQLVETAEEVLAKAREEGTIIDFYVATCGDDLQLIMTHKKGVDSSEIHGLAWKAFEEATKVAKELGLYGAGQDLLKDAFSGNVRGMGPGVAEMEITLRKSEPIVTFHMDKTEPGAFNLPIFRMFADPFNTAGLVIDPNMHMGFRFEVWDIKEHKRVILNTPEEVYDLLALIGAKSRYVIKRVYPKKGHKISEDEPVAVISTEKLYEIAGEYVGKDDPVAIVRAQSGLPALGEVLEPFAFPHLVSGWMRGSHNGPVMPVAMHQANPTRFDGPPRVVALGWQISPEGKLVGPVDLFDDPAFDGARQKAVEIAEYMRRHGPFEPHRLPMEDMEYTTLPGVLEKLKDRFEPVE, from the coding sequence ATGGCAGTTGGAGAGAAGATAACGATCAGTGTTATAAAGGCTGACATCGGCGGCTGGCCGGGCCATTCAAGGGTTCATCCCCAGCTCGTTGAGACCGCCGAGGAGGTTCTCGCCAAGGCCCGGGAAGAGGGCACGATAATTGACTTCTACGTCGCCACCTGCGGCGATGACCTTCAGCTCATCATGACTCACAAGAAAGGCGTTGACAGTTCGGAGATACACGGTCTTGCATGGAAAGCCTTTGAGGAGGCCACCAAGGTCGCCAAGGAGCTCGGCCTCTACGGAGCGGGTCAGGACCTCCTCAAGGACGCCTTCAGTGGAAACGTCCGCGGAATGGGGCCAGGAGTTGCGGAGATGGAGATAACCCTCAGGAAGAGCGAGCCGATAGTGACCTTCCACATGGACAAGACCGAACCTGGAGCCTTCAACCTGCCGATATTCAGGATGTTCGCCGACCCGTTCAACACTGCCGGCCTCGTGATAGACCCCAACATGCACATGGGCTTCCGCTTCGAGGTCTGGGACATAAAGGAGCACAAGCGCGTGATCCTCAACACGCCTGAGGAAGTCTACGATCTCCTCGCCCTCATCGGAGCCAAGAGCCGCTACGTCATCAAGCGTGTTTACCCGAAGAAGGGCCACAAGATATCCGAGGACGAGCCGGTTGCCGTCATCAGCACGGAGAAGCTCTACGAGATAGCCGGAGAGTACGTCGGAAAGGACGACCCAGTCGCGATAGTCCGCGCCCAGAGCGGCCTCCCTGCCCTCGGGGAGGTTCTTGAGCCATTCGCATTCCCGCACCTGGTCAGCGGCTGGATGAGGGGTTCCCACAACGGCCCGGTCATGCCCGTCGCGATGCACCAGGCCAACCCGACGAGGTTCGACGGCCCGCCGCGCGTCGTCGCCCTCGGCTGGCAGATAAGCCCAGAAGGAAAGCTCGTGGGTCCGGTTGACCTCTTCGACGACCCGGCCTTCGACGGCGCCAGGCAGAAGGCCGTCGAGATCGCCGAGTACATGCGCAGGCACGGCCCGTTCGAGCCTCACAGGCTCCCGATGGAGGACATGGAGTACACCACCCTCCCGGGTGTTCTGGAGAAGCTCAAGGACAGGTTCGAGCCCGTCGAATGA
- the glpK gene encoding glycerol kinase GlpK: MDEDMFILSLDEGTTSARAIIFDGESNVLGIGQYEFPQHYPRPGWVEHRPDEIWDAQFKAIKKALERAKIGPERIAAIGVTNQRETTIVWDRETGRPVYNAIVWQCRRTAEIVEEIKREYGDMIKQKTGLVPDAYFSASKLKWLLDNVPGLMEKAERGEILFGTVDTFLIYLLTGEHVTDYSNASRTMLFNIKRLDWDDELLEIFGIPEGILPEVKESSEVYGYTKRELLGAEIPVSGDAGDQQAALFGQAAFEAGMVKATYGTGSFILANTGKTVRYSDNLLTTIAWGLNGKVTYALEGSVFITGAAVQWLRDGIGIIGRAEETEELARELKSNEGVYFVPAFVGLGAPYWDQFARGVIIGITRGTGREHLARATLEAIAYLTRDVIDEMERLVGIKELRVDGGATANDFLMEFQADILGKPVIRPVVKETTALGAAYLAGLAVDYWEGMEEIRALWKAERIFEPKMDSETREKLYRGWKEAVKRALGWAKVTGT; the protein is encoded by the coding sequence ATGGACGAAGATATGTTCATTCTCTCCCTCGATGAGGGAACCACCAGCGCCAGAGCGATAATCTTCGACGGAGAAAGCAACGTTCTGGGCATCGGGCAGTACGAGTTCCCGCAACACTACCCACGACCCGGTTGGGTCGAGCACAGGCCGGACGAGATATGGGATGCCCAGTTCAAGGCGATAAAGAAGGCGCTGGAGAGGGCAAAGATAGGGCCGGAGCGGATAGCGGCCATAGGCGTCACCAACCAGAGAGAAACGACCATAGTGTGGGACAGGGAAACCGGAAGGCCGGTCTACAACGCCATCGTCTGGCAATGCCGGAGAACCGCCGAGATAGTGGAGGAGATAAAGAGAGAATACGGAGATATGATAAAGCAGAAGACCGGCCTCGTGCCCGATGCCTACTTCTCGGCGAGCAAGCTCAAGTGGCTGCTCGACAACGTTCCGGGGCTTATGGAAAAGGCAGAGCGGGGGGAGATTCTCTTCGGGACTGTGGATACCTTCCTCATCTACCTCCTCACGGGGGAGCACGTAACCGATTACTCCAACGCTTCCAGGACGATGCTCTTCAACATCAAGAGGCTCGACTGGGACGACGAACTGCTGGAAATCTTCGGGATTCCAGAAGGAATCCTCCCAGAGGTCAAGGAGTCGAGCGAGGTATACGGATACACAAAAAGGGAACTCCTGGGGGCCGAGATACCCGTGAGCGGAGACGCGGGCGACCAGCAGGCGGCCCTGTTCGGCCAGGCTGCTTTTGAAGCTGGAATGGTGAAGGCCACCTATGGGACGGGGAGCTTCATTTTAGCGAACACGGGGAAGACCGTCCGCTATTCCGACAACCTGCTCACAACGATAGCCTGGGGACTCAACGGAAAGGTCACCTACGCTCTTGAGGGGAGCGTCTTCATAACCGGGGCGGCCGTCCAGTGGCTCCGCGATGGAATTGGAATCATAGGGAGGGCCGAAGAGACAGAGGAACTTGCAAGGGAGCTCAAAAGCAACGAGGGCGTTTACTTCGTCCCGGCCTTTGTGGGCCTCGGCGCCCCATACTGGGATCAGTTCGCTAGGGGCGTGATAATCGGAATAACGCGCGGAACCGGAAGGGAGCACCTAGCAAGGGCGACTCTGGAGGCGATAGCCTACCTGACCCGCGACGTGATCGATGAGATGGAAAGGCTCGTTGGCATAAAGGAACTGCGCGTTGACGGGGGAGCAACGGCGAACGATTTCCTGATGGAGTTTCAGGCCGACATACTAGGAAAGCCCGTCATAAGGCCGGTAGTTAAGGAAACCACAGCCCTCGGAGCGGCTTACCTGGCGGGACTGGCCGTGGACTACTGGGAGGGCATGGAGGAGATTAGGGCCCTCTGGAAGGCCGAGAGAATCTTTGAACCAAAAATGGACTCAGAGACTAGGGAGAAGCTCTACCGCGGCTGGAAGGAGGCGGTAAAGAGGGCACTGGGGTGGGCAAAGGTTACCGGAACATGA
- a CDS encoding NAD(P)/FAD-dependent oxidoreductase, with the protein MKTRIAIIGAGVVGASIARVLSQYNGLEVHLIERNVDAGMGVSKANTGIIHPGHEDDPEKYPLRAKLCVEGNKLWYQWTKELGIPAKWPGELMVALEEEDMKVAEYYLELAQKNGVPGVRLVDREELLRLEPNANPNAAGALWAPTAGVMSSPMAAVALTENAVDNGVKFHPETEVRGIKVKNGEVKGVETNQGFIETDIVINAAGLYADRISAMAGIDHFTIRPRKGEYYIFDDDAGPKVRRIVHQTPTPTTKGVYVITEMNDGVMIGPTAEDLPEDAKDDTSTTKEGLEFVWEMAKKLVNGLPPKSRVIRTFAGLRPEPPDGRWIIEAYDDPWGFVNVAGIRSPGLTAAPAIAYYVVEELIMDKLDVKLTKKSHWNPYRDAFWFKALPREKQAELIKRNPAYGRIICMCRTITEGDIVDIIHRMKRMGVKTISLDGVKLRSGVMSGTCQGSYCRVRIANIIARETGIPLWKVSIKGEGTEYGIGDIKVLLRGEKNAE; encoded by the coding sequence ATGAAGACACGGATCGCCATAATCGGTGCCGGCGTCGTTGGAGCGTCGATAGCGCGCGTTCTCAGCCAGTACAACGGACTTGAAGTCCATCTAATCGAGAGAAACGTTGACGCAGGAATGGGTGTCAGCAAGGCCAACACTGGCATAATCCACCCCGGACACGAAGACGACCCGGAAAAGTACCCGCTGAGGGCAAAGCTCTGCGTCGAGGGAAACAAGCTCTGGTACCAGTGGACCAAGGAGCTTGGAATCCCCGCAAAGTGGCCGGGTGAACTGATGGTCGCCCTTGAAGAGGAGGACATGAAGGTCGCCGAGTACTATCTGGAGCTTGCACAGAAAAATGGCGTTCCAGGTGTCAGGCTCGTTGACCGGGAGGAGCTTTTGAGGCTTGAACCCAACGCAAACCCAAATGCTGCGGGAGCGCTGTGGGCACCGACCGCCGGAGTCATGTCCTCCCCGATGGCGGCTGTAGCCCTCACCGAGAACGCCGTCGACAACGGGGTTAAGTTCCACCCGGAGACCGAAGTGCGCGGGATAAAGGTGAAGAACGGGGAGGTAAAGGGCGTTGAAACGAACCAGGGATTCATCGAAACGGACATCGTCATAAACGCCGCCGGCCTCTACGCGGACAGAATCTCAGCCATGGCAGGCATAGACCACTTCACCATACGCCCCCGAAAGGGTGAGTACTACATCTTCGACGACGATGCCGGGCCGAAGGTCAGGAGGATAGTCCACCAGACGCCCACTCCCACGACGAAAGGCGTCTACGTCATCACCGAGATGAACGATGGGGTGATGATAGGGCCCACCGCCGAAGACCTTCCCGAAGATGCGAAGGACGATACCTCCACGACCAAAGAGGGACTGGAGTTCGTCTGGGAGATGGCGAAGAAGCTCGTCAATGGGCTGCCGCCCAAGAGCCGGGTCATAAGAACCTTCGCGGGCCTGAGACCAGAACCACCGGACGGCAGGTGGATAATAGAGGCCTACGACGATCCGTGGGGCTTTGTAAACGTTGCGGGAATAAGGTCACCCGGACTGACAGCCGCGCCGGCAATAGCGTACTACGTGGTTGAGGAGCTGATTATGGACAAACTGGACGTAAAGCTGACCAAAAAATCCCACTGGAACCCCTACAGGGACGCCTTCTGGTTCAAGGCCCTGCCGCGGGAGAAACAGGCGGAGCTGATAAAGAGGAACCCCGCCTACGGAAGGATCATCTGCATGTGCCGCACGATAACCGAGGGCGACATAGTGGACATAATACACCGCATGAAGCGGATGGGCGTTAAAACCATCAGCCTCGACGGCGTTAAACTGAGGAGCGGCGTCATGTCAGGGACCTGCCAGGGCTCGTACTGCAGGGTGAGGATAGCCAACATCATCGCCAGGGAAACCGGAATTCCGCTCTGGAAGGTCAGCATCAAGGGGGAGGGCACGGAATACGGCATAGGCGACATAAAGGTCCTCCTGAGGGGTGAGAAGAATGCGGAGTGA